The following proteins are encoded in a genomic region of Streptomyces lunaelactis:
- a CDS encoding ABC transporter permease has product MPEQGPYSDDGAIAPTGAGGTMDLATSEGTTLEKTPGGPLGTGPSEKPRSLWSDAWRDLRTNPVFIISGLVIVFLVIISIWPSLIASQNPLQCDLAKAQEGSQPGHPFGFNGQGCDVYTRVVYGARTSVTVGVCATLGVALLGSAFGGLAGFYGGAWDGFLSRITDIFFGIPVVLGGLVFLSVVTSSTVWPVIGFMVLLGWPQLSRIARGSVITAKQNDYVQAARALGASNSRMLLRHIAPNAVAPVIVVATIALGTYISLEATLSFLGVGLKPPTVSWGIEISAASPYIRNAPHMLLWPAGALAVTVLAFIMLGDAVRDALDPKLR; this is encoded by the coding sequence ATGCCTGAGCAGGGGCCGTACTCAGACGACGGAGCGATCGCGCCCACCGGTGCCGGTGGCACGATGGACCTCGCGACCAGTGAGGGGACGACGCTCGAGAAGACCCCCGGCGGTCCGCTCGGCACCGGGCCCTCCGAGAAGCCGCGCAGTCTCTGGTCCGACGCCTGGCGCGATCTGCGGACCAACCCGGTCTTCATCATCTCCGGCCTGGTCATCGTCTTCCTGGTGATCATCTCCATCTGGCCCTCGCTGATCGCGTCACAGAACCCGCTCCAGTGCGACCTCGCCAAAGCCCAGGAGGGTTCCCAGCCCGGCCACCCCTTCGGCTTCAACGGGCAGGGCTGCGACGTGTACACGCGGGTGGTCTACGGCGCCCGCACCTCGGTCACGGTCGGCGTCTGCGCCACGCTCGGAGTCGCCCTGCTCGGCTCCGCCTTCGGCGGTCTCGCCGGCTTCTACGGCGGGGCGTGGGACGGATTCCTGTCCCGTATCACCGACATCTTCTTCGGCATCCCGGTGGTCCTGGGCGGTCTGGTCTTCCTGTCCGTCGTCACCAGCTCCACCGTCTGGCCCGTCATCGGCTTCATGGTGCTGCTCGGCTGGCCGCAGCTCTCCCGTATCGCGCGCGGCTCGGTCATCACGGCCAAACAGAACGACTACGTCCAGGCGGCGCGGGCGCTCGGCGCGTCCAACTCCCGGATGCTGCTGCGGCACATCGCCCCCAACGCCGTCGCTCCCGTGATCGTCGTGGCGACCATCGCGCTCGGCACCTACATCTCCCTGGAAGCGACCCTCTCCTTCCTGGGTGTCGGCCTCAAGCCGCCGACCGTGTCCTGGGGCATCGAGATCTCCGCGGCATCCCCGTACATCCGCAACGCGCCGCACATGCTGCTCTGGCCGGCCGGCGCGCTGGCGGTCACGGTGCTCGCGTTCATCATGCTCGGCGACGCGGTGCGCGACGCCCTCGACCCCAAGCTGCGCTGA
- a CDS encoding ABC transporter permease gives MGRYVIRRLLQMIPVFFGATLLIFLMVNVMGDPIAGLCGDRQCDPATAAQLRKEFGLDKPVWQQYLTYMGNVFTGDFGTAFNGQPVTELMAEAFPVTIRLTLVAIFFEIVIGITLGVLTGLKRGRPVDTSVLLLTLVVISVPTFVTGLILQLVLGVEWGVIKPAVSPEAPLNELIIPGLVLASVSLAYVTRLTRTSIAENARSDYVRTAKAKGLPRRRVISRHLLRNSLIPVVTFIGTDIGALMGGAIVTERIFNIHGVGYQLYQGILRQNTQTVVGFVTVLVIVFLVANLLVDLLYAVLDPRIRYA, from the coding sequence ATGGGACGTTATGTGATCCGGCGTCTGCTGCAGATGATCCCGGTCTTCTTCGGCGCCACGCTGCTGATCTTCCTCATGGTGAACGTGATGGGCGACCCCATCGCGGGCCTCTGCGGCGACCGGCAGTGCGACCCGGCGACGGCCGCCCAACTGCGCAAGGAGTTCGGCCTCGATAAGCCGGTGTGGCAGCAGTACCTGACGTACATGGGCAATGTCTTCACCGGCGACTTCGGCACCGCCTTCAACGGCCAGCCGGTCACCGAGCTGATGGCCGAGGCCTTCCCGGTCACCATCCGGCTCACCCTCGTCGCGATCTTCTTCGAGATCGTCATCGGCATCACCCTCGGTGTGCTCACCGGTCTGAAGCGCGGCCGTCCCGTCGACACCAGCGTTCTGCTGCTGACCCTCGTGGTCATCTCGGTCCCGACCTTCGTCACCGGCCTCATCCTCCAGCTGGTGCTGGGCGTCGAGTGGGGTGTCATCAAGCCGGCCGTCTCACCGGAAGCGCCGCTCAACGAGCTGATCATCCCCGGACTCGTACTCGCCTCGGTCTCGCTCGCGTACGTCACCCGGCTCACCCGGACCTCGATCGCGGAGAACGCCCGCTCCGACTACGTCCGTACCGCCAAGGCCAAAGGGCTCCCCAGAAGGCGTGTGATCAGCCGCCATCTGCTGCGGAACTCACTGATCCCGGTGGTCACCTTCATCGGCACCGACATCGGTGCCCTGATGGGCGGTGCGATCGTCACCGAGCGCATCTTCAACATCCATGGCGTCGGCTACCAGCTCTACCAGGGCATCCTGCGCCAGAACACCCAGACCGTCGTCGGCTTTGTGACCGTGCTCGTCATCGTCTTCCTGGTGGCGAATCTGCTGGTCGACCTGCTGTACGCCGTACTCGACCCGAGGATCCGGTATGCCTGA
- the mshB gene encoding N-acetyl-1-D-myo-inositol-2-amino-2-deoxy-alpha-D-glucopyranoside deacetylase gives MKDLPARRLLLVHAHPDDETINNGATMALYAAAGAQVTLVTCTLGEEGEVIPPDLAHLAPDREDRLGPHRIGELAAAMKELGVTDHRFLGGPGRFRDSGMMGLEQNHREGAFWNTDVDDAAPHLVEVIRSVRPQVLVTYDPHGGYGHPDHIQAHRVAMRAAGLSADPGYRPGLGEAHTIAKIYWNRVPRSVAEEGFARLRDAGVDFPGIAAIDDIPGVVDDSDITAEIDGREYAERKAAAMRAHASQIAVDGPFFALSNDLGQPMFVREYYQLVQGDPGAPPGEREHDLFAGVPA, from the coding sequence ATGAAGGATCTTCCCGCCCGGCGTCTGCTCCTGGTGCACGCGCACCCGGACGACGAGACGATCAACAACGGCGCCACCATGGCCCTGTACGCGGCCGCCGGCGCCCAGGTCACCCTGGTGACCTGCACCCTCGGTGAGGAGGGCGAGGTCATCCCGCCCGACCTCGCCCATCTCGCGCCCGACCGGGAGGACCGGCTCGGCCCCCATCGCATCGGCGAACTGGCCGCCGCGATGAAGGAGCTGGGCGTCACCGACCACCGCTTCCTCGGCGGCCCCGGCCGGTTCCGGGACTCCGGGATGATGGGCCTGGAGCAGAACCACCGCGAGGGCGCGTTCTGGAACACCGATGTGGACGACGCCGCCCCGCACCTCGTCGAGGTGATCCGTTCGGTGCGTCCGCAGGTGCTCGTGACGTACGACCCGCACGGCGGCTACGGACACCCGGACCACATCCAGGCGCACCGGGTAGCGATGCGCGCCGCCGGGCTTTCCGCCGATCCCGGCTACCGGCCCGGCCTCGGCGAGGCGCACACCATCGCCAAGATCTACTGGAACCGGGTGCCGCGCTCGGTGGCCGAAGAGGGCTTCGCCCGCCTGCGCGACGCCGGAGTGGACTTCCCCGGCATCGCCGCCATCGACGACATTCCGGGCGTCGTTGACGACTCCGACATCACCGCGGAGATCGACGGCAGGGAGTACGCGGAGCGGAAGGCCGCAGCGATGCGCGCCCATGCCAGCCAAATCGCCGTGGACGGCCCCTTCTTCGCACTTTCGAACGATCTCGGACAGCCGATGTTCGTCCGCGAGTACTACCAGTTGGTGCAGGGCGACCCTGGCGCACCGCCCGGTGAGCGTGAACACGATCTGTTCGCAGGGGTGCCGGCGTGA
- a CDS encoding ABC transporter ATP-binding protein, whose product MAEALLEVRDLVKHYPLTQGILFKRQIGAVKAVDGVDLDLMAGETLGIVGESGCGKSTLAKMLVHLERPTAGSIRYKGEDITKLSGRALKAVRRNIQMVFQDPYTSLNPRMTVGDIIGEPYEIHPEVAPKGSRRQKVQDLLDVVGLNPEYINRYPHQFSGGQRQRIGIARGLALQPEIIVADEPVSALDVSVQAQVINLLDKLQSEFSLSYVFIAHDLSIVRHISDRVGVMYLGRIVEIGKDAEIYDHPTHPYTQALLSAVPVPDPEARERRERIILHGDVPSPANIPSGCRFRTRCWKAQERCELEVPLLEVPAVFRLASGPTQHPSACHFAEEKHVVPGEEELGGG is encoded by the coding sequence ATGGCTGAGGCGCTGCTGGAGGTACGCGACCTGGTCAAGCACTATCCGCTCACCCAGGGCATCCTCTTCAAGAGGCAGATCGGCGCGGTCAAGGCGGTGGACGGCGTCGACCTCGACCTGATGGCGGGCGAGACGCTCGGCATCGTGGGGGAGTCGGGCTGCGGCAAGTCCACGCTCGCCAAGATGCTGGTCCATCTGGAGCGGCCGACGGCCGGGTCGATCCGGTACAAGGGCGAGGACATCACCAAGCTCTCCGGGCGGGCTCTGAAGGCCGTCCGCCGGAACATCCAGATGGTGTTCCAGGATCCGTACACCTCGCTCAATCCGCGGATGACGGTCGGCGACATCATCGGTGAGCCGTACGAGATCCACCCCGAGGTGGCGCCGAAGGGCTCGCGCCGTCAGAAGGTGCAGGACCTGCTGGATGTCGTCGGGCTCAACCCCGAGTACATCAACCGCTATCCGCACCAGTTCAGCGGCGGGCAGCGGCAGCGCATCGGCATCGCGCGCGGGCTCGCGCTCCAGCCGGAGATCATCGTGGCCGACGAGCCGGTGTCGGCGCTCGACGTCTCGGTGCAGGCGCAGGTCATCAATCTCCTGGACAAGCTGCAGAGCGAGTTCAGCCTGAGCTATGTCTTCATCGCGCACGATCTGTCGATCGTCCGGCACATCTCGGACCGGGTCGGCGTGATGTACCTGGGCCGGATCGTGGAGATCGGCAAGGATGCGGAGATCTACGACCACCCCACGCATCCGTACACCCAGGCGCTGTTGTCAGCGGTCCCGGTGCCGGACCCGGAGGCGCGGGAGCGACGCGAGCGGATCATTCTGCACGGCGATGTGCCGTCGCCGGCCAACATCCCGTCGGGCTGCCGTTTCCGCACGCGCTGCTGGAAGGCGCAGGAGCGGTGCGAGCTGGAGGTACCGCTGCTGGAGGTCCCGGCGGTGTTCCGGCTGGCGAGCGGGCCGACGCAGCATCCGTCGGCGTGTCACTTCGCGGAGGAGAAGCACGTGGTGCCGGGGGAGGAGGAGCTGGGCGGGGGGTGA
- a CDS encoding ABC transporter ATP-binding protein — translation MLLEVRDLHVEFHTRDGVAKAVNGVNYTVDEGETLAVLGESGSGKSVTAQAIMGILDTPPGKITGGEVLFQGQDLLKLKEEERRKIRGAGMAMIFQDALSSLNPVLSVGDQLGEMFAVHQGMKRKAARAKAVELMERVGIPASKERVGQYPHQFSGGMRQRIMIAMALSLEPSLIIADEPTTALDVTVQAQVMDLLATLQSELNMGLILITHDLGVVADVADKIAVMYAGRIVETAPVHDIYKAPAHPYTKGLLESIPRLDQKGEELYAIKGLPPNLMRIPPGCAFNPRCPMAQDVCRTDEPPLYEVSQDRRSACHFWRETLNG, via the coding sequence ATGTTGCTCGAAGTGCGCGATCTGCACGTGGAGTTCCACACCCGGGACGGGGTGGCCAAGGCCGTCAACGGTGTCAACTACACGGTGGACGAGGGCGAGACACTCGCCGTGCTCGGCGAGTCCGGCTCCGGCAAGTCCGTCACCGCCCAGGCGATCATGGGCATCCTGGACACGCCTCCGGGGAAGATCACCGGCGGCGAGGTCCTCTTCCAGGGGCAGGATCTGCTGAAGCTCAAGGAAGAGGAGCGGCGGAAGATCCGCGGGGCCGGGATGGCCATGATCTTCCAGGACGCGCTCTCCTCCCTGAACCCGGTGCTGAGCGTGGGCGACCAGCTCGGCGAGATGTTCGCCGTCCACCAGGGGATGAAGCGCAAGGCAGCGCGGGCCAAGGCCGTCGAGCTGATGGAGCGGGTCGGTATCCCTGCGTCGAAGGAGCGGGTCGGGCAGTATCCGCACCAGTTCAGCGGCGGTATGCGCCAGCGCATCATGATCGCGATGGCGCTCTCCCTGGAGCCCTCGCTGATCATCGCGGACGAGCCGACGACCGCGCTGGACGTCACTGTCCAGGCCCAGGTGATGGATCTGCTCGCCACGCTCCAGAGCGAGCTGAACATGGGCCTGATCCTGATCACCCACGACCTGGGTGTGGTCGCGGACGTCGCCGACAAGATCGCGGTGATGTACGCGGGGCGGATCGTCGAGACGGCTCCGGTGCACGACATCTACAAGGCCCCGGCCCATCCGTACACCAAGGGCCTGCTGGAGTCGATCCCGCGCCTGGACCAGAAGGGCGAGGAGCTGTACGCGATCAAGGGCCTGCCGCCTAACCTGATGCGTATCCCGCCCGGCTGCGCCTTCAACCCGCGCTGCCCGATGGCGCAGGACGTGTGCCGGACCGATGAGCCGCCGCTGTACGAGGTGTCGCAGGACCGCAGGAGCGCGTGCCACTTCTGGAGGGAGACACTCAATGGCTGA
- a CDS encoding DUF6113 family protein, whose product MSGSTKGTTSGSTGGQHVPGAWLTQSPKPGRIAAYLGLAVLGALVGVAGALVQGAWPPGGLVLALLASAGLFYGSLRATETQLGVVAPAVGWLLAIVVLSIGRPEGDGMFSAGAGPLVYMLGGMAVAVMCATMSRPSQPGGGPGRLGK is encoded by the coding sequence GTGAGCGGATCCACGAAGGGAACCACGAGCGGATCAACCGGCGGACAGCATGTGCCGGGTGCCTGGCTCACTCAGTCGCCCAAGCCTGGCCGGATCGCCGCCTACCTCGGACTCGCCGTCCTCGGCGCGCTGGTCGGCGTCGCCGGCGCGCTGGTCCAAGGGGCCTGGCCCCCCGGCGGATTGGTGCTCGCGCTGCTCGCGTCGGCGGGGCTGTTCTACGGCTCGCTGCGGGCGACCGAGACCCAGCTCGGGGTGGTGGCGCCCGCCGTGGGCTGGCTGCTGGCGATCGTCGTACTCAGCATCGGACGCCCGGAGGGCGACGGGATGTTCTCCGCGGGGGCCGGACCGCTTGTCTACATGCTGGGAGGGATGGCCGTGGCTGTGATGTGTGCCACCATGTCGCGGCCCTCACAACCGGGCGGCGGGCCCGGCCGACTTGGCAAGTAG
- a CDS encoding S9 family peptidase, translating into MTSRQQLSFPRQYARTQRFTLGAPRSFTVSPDGSRVVFLRSTSGTDRTGRLWVLDLDRPARDARERLAADPDTLLGGAVEKLSANERARRERSREGSAGIVGYAVDQAVELAAFALSGRLYAAELRAGTARELRVPGPVIDPRPSPDGRHIAYVARGALRVTGAEGEGDRALAEPEDEQTAYGLAEFIAAEEMDRSRGFWWAPESDRLLVARVDERDVQRWWISDPAHPDREPEQVAYPAAGTPNAEVRLFLLTLDGERTEVGWDRSRYPYLARVHWSSAGAPLLLVQSRDQRTQLYLAVDPESGATRTVHVDEDPVWLDLFPGVPAWAPDGRLVRIADEGGARVLAVGDRALTGAQLQLRAVLDIGESDVLVSAAAGEEAADPEIGEIHVYRVNELGLERLSEGAGVHSAVRSGGVTVLASSRTDVSGASVQVLRDGKQIAVVASYAEQPVLTARVRLCEGGAHRIPCAVLLPSDYQESDGPLPVLLDPYGGPHGQRVYAAHNPYLTSQWFADQGFAVIVADGRGAPGRSPGWEKAIKDNFPLTLDDQIEALQALTGEFPLDLGRVAIRGWSYGGYLAAMAVLRRPDVFHAAVAGAPVADLRMYDTHYTERYLGDPAARPEVYAANSLVTEDGLTAPENPARPLMIIHGLADDNVVVAHSLRLSSALLAAGRPHEVLPLTGVTHMTPQEQIAENLLLLQVDFLRRSLGLRG; encoded by the coding sequence ATGACCTCGAGGCAGCAGCTCTCCTTCCCGCGTCAGTACGCCAGGACCCAGCGCTTCACCCTGGGCGCACCGCGCTCCTTCACGGTGTCCCCGGACGGCTCCCGGGTGGTGTTCCTCCGTTCGACGTCCGGGACCGACCGGACCGGCCGGCTCTGGGTGCTGGATCTCGACAGGCCCGCGCGCGACGCAAGGGAACGCCTGGCCGCCGACCCGGACACGCTGCTCGGCGGCGCGGTGGAGAAGCTGTCCGCGAACGAGCGGGCCAGGCGCGAACGCAGCCGCGAGGGTTCGGCGGGCATCGTCGGCTATGCGGTGGACCAGGCAGTGGAGTTGGCGGCTTTCGCGCTCTCCGGGCGGCTGTACGCGGCCGAGCTGCGCGCCGGGACGGCGCGCGAACTGCGGGTGCCGGGGCCGGTGATCGACCCCCGCCCCTCCCCCGACGGCCGGCACATCGCGTATGTGGCGCGGGGCGCGCTGCGGGTGACCGGCGCGGAGGGCGAGGGGGACAGGGCGCTGGCCGAGCCGGAGGACGAGCAGACCGCCTACGGCCTCGCGGAGTTCATCGCCGCCGAGGAGATGGACCGCTCACGCGGCTTCTGGTGGGCGCCGGAGTCGGACCGGCTGCTGGTCGCCCGCGTCGACGAGCGGGACGTACAGCGCTGGTGGATCTCCGATCCCGCGCATCCGGACCGGGAGCCCGAGCAGGTCGCGTATCCGGCGGCGGGGACGCCCAACGCCGAGGTGCGGCTGTTCCTCCTCACACTGGACGGGGAGCGGACGGAGGTGGGCTGGGACCGGTCCCGCTATCCGTATCTGGCGCGGGTGCACTGGTCGTCCGCGGGCGCTCCGCTGCTGCTGGTGCAGTCCCGCGACCAGCGCACCCAGCTGTATCTGGCGGTTGACCCGGAGTCGGGCGCGACCCGGACGGTGCATGTTGACGAGGATCCGGTGTGGCTGGACCTCTTCCCCGGGGTGCCGGCCTGGGCGCCGGACGGGCGTCTCGTACGGATCGCGGACGAGGGCGGAGCCCGGGTTCTCGCGGTCGGCGACCGGGCGCTGACCGGGGCTCAGTTGCAGCTGCGGGCGGTGCTGGACATCGGCGAGAGCGACGTACTGGTCTCGGCTGCGGCGGGCGAGGAGGCCGCGGATCCGGAGATCGGCGAGATCCATGTGTACCGGGTCAATGAGCTGGGGCTCGAACGGCTCTCGGAGGGCGCGGGAGTTCACTCGGCCGTGCGCTCCGGCGGGGTGACGGTGCTGGCCTCCTCCCGTACGGACGTCAGTGGCGCGTCCGTGCAGGTGCTGCGGGACGGCAAGCAGATCGCGGTGGTCGCCTCGTACGCGGAGCAGCCGGTGCTGACGGCCCGGGTGCGGCTCTGCGAGGGGGGCGCGCACCGGATTCCGTGCGCCGTCCTGCTCCCCTCCGACTATCAGGAATCGGATGGTCCGCTTCCGGTCCTCCTGGATCCGTACGGTGGCCCGCACGGCCAGCGGGTGTACGCCGCGCACAATCCGTATCTCACCTCGCAGTGGTTCGCGGACCAGGGCTTCGCGGTGATCGTCGCGGACGGCCGTGGCGCGCCTGGCCGTTCCCCCGGCTGGGAGAAGGCGATCAAGGACAACTTCCCGCTGACGCTCGACGACCAGATCGAGGCGCTGCAGGCGCTGACCGGGGAATTCCCGCTGGACCTCGGGCGGGTGGCGATCCGCGGCTGGTCGTACGGCGGCTACCTGGCCGCGATGGCGGTACTGCGCCGGCCGGACGTCTTCCACGCGGCGGTGGCGGGTGCGCCGGTGGCGGACCTCCGCATGTACGACACGCACTACACCGAGCGGTATCTGGGCGATCCGGCGGCGCGGCCGGAGGTGTACGCGGCGAACTCGCTGGTGACGGAGGACGGGTTGACGGCGCCGGAGAACCCCGCGCGGCCGCTGATGATCATCCACGGCCTGGCGGACGACAATGTGGTGGTGGCACACAGCTTGCGACTGTCGTCGGCGCTGCTGGCGGCGGGGCGGCCACATGAGGTGCTGCCGCTGACGGGGGTGACGCACATGACTCCGCAGGAGCAGATCGCGGAGAACCTGTTGCTGCTTCAGGTGGATTTCCTGAGGCGGTCGCTGGGCCTGCGGGGGTAG
- a CDS encoding peptide ABC transporter substrate-binding protein, with the protein MRGATHAKWAVCAVAIALAATACGGGSDSGGGGADGIVSSSWGDPQNPLEPANTNEVQGGKVLDMLFRGLKKYDPKTGAAQDMLAEKIVTTDSTNFTITVKDGWTFSNGEKVTAKSFVDAWNYGALLKNNQKNAYFFGYIEGYAQVHPETGEPTAPALSGLKVVNDTTFTVKLNQKFSTFPDTLGYAAYSPLPTAFFNDHAAWLSKPIGNGPYTVDSYAKGSKLSMRKWDGYMGSDKAQNGGIDLNVYTDNNTAYTDLTAGNLDLVDDVPASQLKNVQADLGDRYINTPAGIIQTLAFPFYDKAWNTPNGAKVRTGLSMAINRQQITDTIFQKTRTPAKDWTSPVLGTDGGFDDTLCGSACEYNAAEAKKLITEGGGIPGGQVKISYNADTGSHKEWVDAVCNSINNVLGNDQACVGNPIGTFADFRNQIGQHKMPGPFRAGWQMDYPLIQNFLQPLYYTNASSNDGQWTNADFDKLVDQANAETDTAKAVETFKQAEEVVRDQMAAIPLWYQNGSAGYSERVSNVSLNPFSVPVYNEIKVN; encoded by the coding sequence ATGCGTGGAGCCACGCACGCCAAATGGGCCGTATGCGCGGTGGCCATCGCCCTCGCGGCGACGGCCTGCGGCGGCGGCAGCGACAGCGGCGGCGGTGGCGCCGACGGGATCGTGAGCTCCTCCTGGGGGGACCCGCAGAACCCGCTGGAGCCCGCCAACACCAATGAGGTCCAGGGCGGCAAGGTCCTCGACATGCTCTTCCGCGGCCTCAAGAAGTACGACCCGAAGACCGGCGCCGCCCAGGACATGCTCGCCGAGAAGATCGTGACGACGGACTCCACGAACTTCACCATCACCGTCAAGGACGGCTGGACCTTCAGCAACGGCGAGAAGGTCACTGCCAAGTCCTTCGTGGACGCCTGGAACTATGGCGCCCTCCTCAAGAACAACCAGAAGAACGCGTACTTCTTCGGCTACATCGAGGGCTACGCCCAGGTCCACCCGGAGACGGGGGAGCCCACCGCCCCGGCGCTCTCCGGCCTGAAGGTCGTCAACGACACGACGTTCACGGTCAAGCTCAACCAGAAGTTCTCCACGTTCCCCGACACCCTCGGCTATGCCGCCTACTCCCCGCTGCCCACGGCCTTCTTCAACGATCACGCCGCCTGGCTCTCCAAGCCCATCGGCAACGGCCCCTACACCGTCGACTCGTACGCCAAGGGCTCGAAGCTGTCCATGCGCAAGTGGGACGGCTACATGGGCTCCGACAAGGCGCAGAACGGCGGCATCGACCTGAATGTGTACACGGACAACAACACCGCCTACACCGACCTGACCGCCGGCAACCTCGACCTCGTCGACGATGTGCCGGCCTCGCAGCTGAAGAACGTGCAGGCGGACCTCGGCGACCGGTACATCAACACCCCCGCCGGCATCATCCAGACCCTGGCCTTCCCGTTCTACGACAAGGCCTGGAACACCCCGAACGGCGCGAAGGTCCGCACCGGCCTGTCCATGGCGATCAACCGCCAGCAGATCACCGACACGATCTTCCAGAAGACGCGGACGCCCGCGAAGGACTGGACCTCGCCCGTGCTCGGCACGGACGGCGGCTTCGACGACACCCTGTGCGGCAGCGCCTGCGAGTACAACGCCGCCGAGGCGAAGAAGCTGATCACGGAGGGCGGCGGCATCCCCGGCGGCCAGGTGAAGATCTCGTACAACGCGGACACTGGCTCGCACAAGGAGTGGGTCGACGCCGTCTGCAACAGCATCAACAACGTGCTGGGCAACGACCAGGCGTGCGTCGGCAACCCGATCGGCACCTTCGCCGACTTCCGCAACCAGATCGGGCAGCACAAGATGCCGGGGCCCTTCCGGGCCGGCTGGCAGATGGACTACCCGCTGATCCAGAACTTCCTGCAGCCGCTCTACTACACCAACGCCTCGTCCAACGACGGTCAGTGGACCAACGCGGACTTCGACAAGCTCGTCGACCAGGCCAACGCGGAGACCGACACGGCGAAGGCCGTCGAGACCTTCAAGCAGGCCGAAGAGGTCGTACGCGACCAGATGGCCGCCATCCCTCTCTGGTACCAGAACGGCAGCGCCGGCTACTCGGAGCGGGTCTCCAACGTCTCGCTGAACCCCTTCAGCGTCCCGGTCTACAACGAGATCAAGGTCAACTGA